One window from the genome of Saccharomyces mikatae IFO 1815 strain IFO1815 genome assembly, chromosome: 4 encodes:
- the LDB17 gene encoding Ldb17p (similar to Saccharomyces cerevisiae LDB17 (YDL146W); ancestral locus Anc_7.324) yields MILDPLSPNIESHTQDEIIEFWEKTEAIANISKENLDEPHVNSSLVAYLKFATDSYKIFINTDRDLYRMSLILLESPLFEFKKEFCLSKLQSLLNIDLLEMNMKFIIVYILLCEAKKNVHSLEIMLKFQGFTVFYNVLYTQFAYLSKYGKEKTVVCKQQYNPEDSKTGRPLHSPDRSLTDIDLAIIDEMKQISTVLMDLLFQILKYCKCVIANLQIVDNFFVYFLMESMRSDTMDDMFNNAQFKLLLALNEQYMMFSKEFDIENKVYKYLINGSVSKSFTELLLLKFNRVSDPPLQIMMCKIIYLILTPRGDYVPMNFFYTNDLHVLIDVLIRELQNISEDEEILRNTLLRVLLPLLKNTQLSKTHYRKDDLNKLLIYLSTLDNVCVDSPALHERQVTVLLSRKCLQQIPWLKAPSPLPDEDSSASSNMTSRNSSIVTLGAIDNQDILARKGHLYSNRELDISAESLTKRKARAPPPPPSRKCGTSK; encoded by the coding sequence ATGATACTAGATCCATTATCTCCTAATATTGAAAGCCATACCCAGGATGAAATCATTGAGTTTTGGGAAAAAACTGAGGCCATTGCTAATATATCAAAGGAAAATTTGGACGAGCCTCATGTCAACTCAAGTCTGGTTGCGTACCTGAAGTTTGCTACTGATTCCTATAagatttttatcaatactGACCGTGATCTCTACAGAATGTCGCtaattttgttggaatCACCCTTATTTGagtttaaaaaagaattttgtTTGAGTAAGTTGCAATCACTACTTAATATTGACCTTCTAGAGATGAATATGAAGTTTATAATCGTTTACATTCTTCTCTGTGaggccaaaaaaaatgtacaCTCCTTGGAAATCATGCTCAAATTCCAAGGATTTACTGTATTTTATAATGTCCTGTACACGCAGTTTGCCTATTTGAGCAAATacggaaaagaaaagacgGTTGTTTGTAAACAGCAATATAATCCTGAGGATTCTAAAACGGGGAGGCCCCTACATAGTCCAGACCGAAGTTTAACTGATATTGATTTGGCTATCATAGATGAAATGAAGCAAATTTCCACTGTTTTAATGGATTTGTTATTTCAAATCCTCAAGTATTGTAAATGCGTTATTGCTAATCTTCAAATTGTCgataatttctttgtttattttttgatggAGTCAATGAGGTCCGACACCATGGATGATATGTTTAACAATGCGCAGTTTAAACTTTTGTTGGCATTAAATGAGCAATATATGATGTTTTCTAAAGAGTTTGACATTGAAAACAAAGTCTACAAATACCTAATTAATGGATCTGTTTCAAAAAGCTTCACTGAGTTGTTACTACTAAAATTCAATAGAGTATCAGACCCTCCGTTACAAATTATGATGTGTAAAATCATATATCTTATCTTGACGCCAAGAGGTGACTACGTTCcgatgaattttttctatacAAACGACCTACATGTTCTTATTGACGTATTAATCAGAGAGCTACAGAACATTAGTGAGGATGAAGAGATATTGAGAAATACCCTTCTGAGGGTTTTGCTTCCATTATTAAAGAATACACAATTGTCCAAGACACATTATAGAAAGgatgatttgaataaaCTGTTGATTTACTTGTCAACCTTAGATAATGTATGCGTTGATAGCCCAGCGTTGCACGAACGTCAAGTCACTGTGCTCTTATCGCGGAAGTgtcttcaacaaattcCTTGGTTAAAGGCACCTTCACCGCTTCCGGATGAAGATTCGTCGGCCTctagtaatatgactaGTAGAAACTCCAGTATTGTTACCTTGGGGGCAATCGATAATCAAGATATCTTGGCTCGTAAAGGCCATCTTTATAGTAATCGTGAATTAGATATTTCTGCAGAATCTTTGACTAAAAGAAAGGCTAGAGCTCCTCCTCCGCCTCCATCAAGGAAATGTGGAACATCAAAataa
- the CRD1 gene encoding cardiolipin synthase (similar to Saccharomyces cerevisiae CRD1 (YDL142C); ancestral locus Anc_7.316): MLPIYPRTTLLLRTIPKRPSYYVLSGLTKHFQVEAQLKYNLLRSHTRRELATAPARPPKVKNNLLNIPNILTLSRIACTPFIGLFIITSNLTPALSLFAFSSITDFMDGYIARKYGLKTVAGTILDPLADKLLMITTTLALSVPAGPQVIPASIAGVILGRDVLLAISALFIRYSTLKLKYPGRVGWSSYWDIVRYPSAEVRPSQLSKWNTFFQMIYLGSGVLLLLYERNESDEETDEHFEDKKEFFLNIFCYLGYLTATTTIMSGASYALNRNAFKLLK, encoded by the coding sequence ATGTTGCCTATTTATCCACGCACCACACTACTTTTGAGAACTATACCGAAAAGGCCATCTTATTACGTATTATCAGGGTTAACTAAACACTTTCAAGTAGAAGCTCAATTAAAATACAATCTATTAAGAAGCCACACTAGAAGAGAATTGGCTACTGCTCCGGCTAGACCTCCTAAAGTCAAGAATAATTTACTTAACATTCCCAATATTTTGACTTTATCTCGAATAGCATGTACGCCCTTTATTGGACTCTTTATTATAACGAGCAATTTAACTCCGGCATTAAGCTTGTTTGCATTTTCTAGCATCACTGATTTTATGGATGGTTATATCGCCAGAAAATACGGGCTTAAAACCGTTGCCGGCACCATATTAGACCCGCTTGCAGATAAGCTACTCATGATTACGACAACTTTGGCATTATCTGTACCAGCAGGCCCTCAGGTAATACCAGCATCTATTGCAGGTGTTATTCTGGGAAGAGATGTATTACTAGCGATAAGTGCATTGTTCATACGATATAGCACTTTGAAGTTGAAGTATCCCGGTCGTGTGGGATGGAGTTCCTACTGGGATATTGTTCGCTACCCCAGCGCTGAGGTCAGACCTTCCCAACTATCAAAATGGAatacttttttccaaatgaTATATCTTGGATCTGGAGTATTGCTACTTCTATACGAGAGAAATGAGAGCGATGAAGAAACGGATGAGCACTTCGAAGATAAAAAGGAGTTCTTTCTGAATATCTTCTGCTATTTGGGGTACCTAACTGCCACCACGACAATTATGAGCGGAGCATCATACGCATTAAACAGAAATGCTTTTAAACTTTTAAAGTAG
- the COP1 gene encoding coatomer subunit alpha (similar to Saccharomyces cerevisiae COP1 (YDL145C); ancestral locus Anc_7.322), whose protein sequence is MKMLTKFESKSTRAKGIAFHPSRPWVLVALFSSTIQLWDYRMGTLLHRFEDHEGPVRGLDFHPTQPIFVSAGDDYTIKVWSLDTNKCLYTLTGHLDYVRTVFFHRELPWIISASDDQTIRIWNWQNRKEIACLTGHNHFVMCAQFHPTDDLIVSASLDETIRIWDISGLRKRHSAPGTNSFEEQMNAQQNLLDGSLGDCVVKFILEGHTRGVNWASFHPTLPLIVSASDDRQVKLWRMSATKAWEVDTCRGHTNNVDSVIFHPHQNLIISVGEDKTLRVWDLDKRTPVKQFKRENDRFWLIAAHPHINLFGAAHDSGIMVFKLDRERPCSFIHQNQLFFVNAEKQIQSFNFQKRVASLPYASLKGIGQPWDAFRSISYNPSQHSILVNEANGKFALVILPKQPVGAVEPTSVTQDTGNFATFVGRNRFVVYNKNSESVEVRSLENKVTRNIKVDETVRTIVAAGPGSVLVIHPREVILYDVQQGKKVSQLAVKNVKYVTWSLDGQYVALMSKHTITLATKKLELINSMHETIRIKSAAWDETGVLVYSTLNHIRYSLLNGDRGIIKTLEKTLYITKVQGKLVYCLNRDGEIEILTIDPTEYRFKKALVNKNFPEVLRLIKDSNLVGQNIISYLQKSGYPEIALQFVQDPHIRFDLALEYGNLDVALDEAKKLNDSGTWERLNQEALAQGNSSLAEMIYQTQHSFDKLSFLYLVTGNVNKLSKMQNIAQTREDFGSMLLNTYYNNLTKERSDIFAGAGSLPLAYAVAKANGDDAAASSYLEQAEIDEQDVTLPDIINTSSFVQRPVISEPLEKWPLKEAELSYFEKAVLGQIEDLNIEDDVPEESTPQEQEEPLAEESFDNMDVDEDEGAWDLGDEDLDVGEELPEEVEQGEISSSAQEAETAIWIKNSKLPAVLIAAGAFDAAAQALSKQVGVVKLEPLKKYFTNIYEGCRTYMPSTPCELPAQLGYIRAYDDTVSEDQILPYVPGLDIVNEKMNEGYKNFKLNKLDVAIECFREAIYRITLLMVDDPEDEKLSHKILETAREYILGLSIELERRSLKEENTVRMLELAAYFTKAKLSPIHRTNALQVAMSQHFKHKNFLQASYFASEFLKIISSGPRAEQARKIKNKADSMASDAIPIDFDPYAKFDICAATYKPIYEDTPSVSDPLTGSKYVITEKDKIDRIALISKIGAPASGLRIRV, encoded by the coding sequence atgaagatgcTAACTAAATTTGAATCAAAGTCCACCAGGGCAAAGGGTATTGCTTTTCACCCTTCTAGGCCTTGGGTATTGGTGGCTTTGTTCTCCTCAACTATCCAATTATGGGATTATAGGATGGGAACCTTACTTCACAGATTTGAAGATCACGAAGGTCCTGTTCGTGGGCTAGATTTCCATCCAACCCAGCCTATCTTCGTTTCGGCAGGTGACGACTATACTATCAAAGTCTGGTCTTTGGATACCAACAAATGTTTATATACTTTGACTGGACATTTGGATTATGTACGTACTGTGTTTTTTCATCGTGAATTGCCTTGGATCATATCAGCTTCTGATGACCAGACTATAAGAATCTGGAACTGGCAAAATCGTAAGGAAATCGCATGTTTGACCGGTCATAACCATTTTGTCATGTGTGCTCAATTCCATCCAACTGATGACCTGATCGTTTCCGCCTCCTTGGATGAAACCATCAGAATTTGGGATATCTCTGGtttaagaaaaagacaTTCGGCTCCTGGTACCAACTCTTTCGAGGAACAAATGAATGCCCAACAAAATCTTTTGGATGGTTCTCTTGGTGACTGCGTAGTAAAGTTCATTCTAGAGGGTCACACAAGAGGTGTCAACTGGGCCTCTTTCCATCCTACTTTACCATTGATTGTGTCCGCCAGTGACGACCGTCAAGTTAAGTTATGGAGAATGAGTGCTACGAAAGCTTGGGAAGTGGATACTTGCAGAGGTCACACCAACAATGTTGATAGTGTCATTTTTCACCCACATCAAAACTTGATTATTTCTGTCGGTGAAGATAAAACCCTAAGAGTTTGGGATCTTGACAAGAGAACCCCAGTAaaacaattcaaaagagaaaacgATAGATTTTGGTTAATCGCAGCTCATCCTCATATTAATCTATTTGGTGCCGCACACGATTCTGGTATTATGGTTTTCAAGCTTGATCGCGAGAGACCATGCAGCTTCATTCATCAAAACCAGTTGTTTTTTGTCAATGCAGAAAAGCAAATCCAAAGTTtcaatttccaaaaaagaGTTGCTTCATTACCTTACGCCTCATTGAAGGGAATTGGTCAACCTTGGGATGCATTTAGAAGTATATCGTACAACCCCTCTCAACATTCTATTTTGGTTAATGAAGCCAATGGCAAGTTTGCCCTCGTTATTTTACCAAAACAACCCGTGGGTGCAGTGGAACCAACTAGTGTCACCCAAGATACAGGAAATTTTGCTACGTTTGTCGGTCGTAATAGATTTGTTGTTTACAACAAGAATTCTGAATCTGTGGAAGTTCgttctttggaaaataaaGTCACCAGAAACATCAAAGTGGATGAAACAGTAAGAACTATTGTTGCTGCAGGCCCCGGATCTGTGTTGGTCATACATCCTAGAGAAGTTATTCTTTACGATGTTCAACAGGGTAAAAAAGTATCTCAACTAGCAGTTAAAAACGTCAAGTACGTAACCTGGTCGCTAGATGGCCAATATGTCGCATTGATGAGTAAGCATACCATAACTTTAGCTACCAAAAAGTTAGAATTGATTAATTCTATGCATGAAACCATTAGAATCAAAAGTGCTGCTTGGGATGAAACTGGTGTATTAGTGTATTCAACCTTGAACCATATAAGGTACTCACTATTGAACGGCGATAGAGGCATTATCAAGACTTTGGAAAAAACTTTGTACATTACAAAGGTCCAAGGGAAGTTAGTTTACTGCTTAAACCGTGACGGTGAAATTGAAATCCTAACCATAGATCCTACAGAATACCGCTTCAAAAAGGCCCTGGTCAACAAAAACTTTCCAGAAGTCTTGCGTCTGATAAAAGACTCTAACTTAGTAGGCCAAAATATCATCTCCTATTTGCAGAAGTCAGGTTATCCAGAAATTGCTTTACAATTCGTCCAAGATCCACATATCCGTTTTGATTTAGCCTTGGAGTATGGTAATCTAGATGTTGCCCTAGATGAAGCAAAGAAACTGAATGATTCTGGTACTTGGGAAAGATTAAACCAAGAAGCCCTAGCGCAAGGTAATTCCAGTTTGGCTGAAATGATTTATCAAACTCAGCATTCTTTCGATAAACTTTCCTTTCTGTATTTGGTCACTGGTAATGTTAACAAACTATCCAAAATGCAAAATATTGCTCAAACCCGTGAAGACTTTGGAAGTATGTTACTAAACACttattacaacaatttaaCGAAAGAAAGATCTGACATTTTTGCTGGAGCTGGTTCTTTACCATTAGCTTACGCTGTGGCAAAAGCTAACGGGGATGATGCAGCAGCTTCTTCATATCTGGAACAAGCGGAGATTGATGAGCAGGATGTCACTTTACCAGACATTATCAATACTTCCAGTTTTGTCCAAAGACCAGTAATTTCTGAGCCACTTGAAAAATGGCCACTAAAGGAGGCTGAACTAtcttattttgaaaaggctGTTTTAGGCCaaattgaagatttgaatatAGAGGATGATGTCCCAGAAGAAAGCACCCCTCAAGAGCAAGAAGAACCATTGGCTGAAGAAAGCTTCGATAACATGGACgttgatgaagacgaaggTGCCTGGGATTTAGGCGATGAAGATTTGGATGTAGGAGAAGAACTACCGGAGGAAGTTGAACAAGGCGAGATTTCCTCTTCAGCACAGGAAGCTGAAACTGCTATCTGGATCAAAAATTCTAAGTTACCTGCTGTCTTAATTGCTGCTGGCGCCTTTGATGCTGCTGCTCAAGCTTTGAGCAAACAAGTAGGTGTTGTCAAACTAGAACCattaaagaaatatttcacTAACATCTATGAGGGTTGTAGAACATATATGCCTAGTACGCCTTGTGAGCTTCCTGCTCAATTAGGTTATATCAGAGCATATGATGATACGGTAAGTGAAGATCAAATTCTTCCATATGTTCCAGGTCTTGATATCGTTAATGAGAAAATGAATGAAGGCTAtaaaaacttcaaactGAACAAACTGGATGTCGCGATCGAATGCTTCAGAGAAGCCATCTATCGTATTACACTGTTAATGGTTGATGATCCTGAAGATGAGAAATTATCTCACAAGATATTAGAAACTGCTAGGGAGTATATTTTAGGTTTGTCCATTGAACTGGAACGCCGTtcattaaaagaagaaaatactgTACGTATGCTTGAATTGGCTGCATACTTTACAAAGGCTAAGCTATCTCCAATTCATCGTACCAATGCCCTGCAAGTGGCGATGTCTCAACATTTCAAGCACAAAAATTTCTTACAAGCTTCATATTTCGCAAGTGAATTCTTAAAGATAATTTCTTCTGGTCCTCGTGCCGAGCAAGCCCgtaaaatcaaaaacaaagcTGATTCAATGGCTAGCGATGCCATTCCAATTGACTTTGATCCTTACGCTAAGTTCGATATTTGTGCAGCCACTTACAAACCAATTTATGAAGATACACCCTCTGTCTCAGATCCATTAACTGGTAGTAAGTACGTTATTACGGAGAAAGATAAAATAGATAGAATTGCTTTGATTTCTAAGATTGGCGCACCTGCGTCTGGATTAAGAATACGTGTGTAA
- the CCT4 gene encoding chaperonin-containing T-complex subunit CCT4 (similar to Saccharomyces cerevisiae CCT4 (YDL143W); ancestral locus Anc_7.317), protein MSAKIPSNATFKDKEKPQEVRKANIIAARSVADAIRTSLGPKGMDKMIKTSRGEIIISNDGHTILKQMAILHPVARMLVEVSAAQDSEAGDGTTSVVILTGALLGAAERLLNKGIHPTIIADSFQRAAKRAVEILLEMCHKVSLGDREQLIRAASTSLSSKIVSQYSSFLAPLAVDSVLKISDENSSNVDLNDIRLVKKVGGTIDDTEMIDGVVLTQTAIKSAGGPTRKEKAKIGLIQFQISPPKPDTENNIIVNDYRQMDKILKEERAYLLNICKKIKKAKCNVLLIQKSILRDAVNDLALHFLSKLNIMVVKDIEREEIEFLSKGLGCKPIADIELFTEDRLGSADLVEEIDSDGSKIVKVTGIRNNNARPTVSVVIRGANNMIIDETERSLHDALCVIRCLVKERGLIAGGGAPEVEISRRLSKEARAMEGVQAFIWQEFASALEVIPTTLAENAGLNSIKVVTELRSKHENGELNEGISVRRSGTTNTYEEHILQPVLVSTSAITLASECVKSILRIDDIAFSR, encoded by the coding sequence ATGTCCGCCAAGATTCCATCCAACGCCACGTTCAAGGACAAGGAGAAACCTCAAGAGGTTCGCAAGGCCAACATCATCGCTGCACGTTCTGTGGCAGATGCTATCCGTACTTCACTTGGTCCAAAGGGTATGGACAAGATGATTAAAACATCACGTGGGGAGATTATCATCTCCAATGATGGCCATACCATTTTAAAACAGATGGCTATCCTGCATCCGGTGGCTAGAATGCTAGTGGAAGTTTCTGCCGCGCAGGACTCGGAAGCCGGTGATGGTACCACTTCTGTGGTAATCTTAACTGGTGCTCTGTTAGGTGCTGCGGAGAGACTGCTGAATAAAGGTATTCATCCGACCATCATTGCAGACTCCTTTCAAAGGGCAGCAAAGAGAGCTGTTGAAATCCTTTTGGAAATGTGTCATAAGGTCTCATTGGGTGATAGAGAACAGCTGATCCGTGCTGCATCCACTTCTTTGAGCTCCAAAATTGTGTCTCAATACTCATCATTTTTGGCACCTTTGGCAGTGGATTCTGTATTGAAGATCTCCGATGAAAATTCTAGCAATGTTGATCTGAACGATATTAGATTGGTCAAGAAAGTTGGTGGTACAATTGATGACACAGAAATGATAGATGGTGTAGTCTTGACGCAAACGGCAATTAAGTCTGCCGGTGGCCCAAcaagaaaggaaaaggcAAAGATTGGGTTAATCCAATTTCAGATATCTCCTCCAAAGCCAGATacagaaaataatattattgttaaTGACTATAGGCAAATGGATAAGATccttaaagaagaaagagcaTATTTGTTGAACATCTGtaaaaagatcaaaaagGCCAAATGTAACGTGCTATTGATTCAAAAATCCATCTTGAGAGATGCAGTAAACGATTTGGCTCTTCATTTCTTGTCAAAATTGAACATAATGGTGGTGAAGGATATCGAAAGGGAGGAAATcgaatttctttctaagGGCTTGGGCTGTAAACCAATTGCCGATATAGAACTGTTTACCGAAGATAGATTGGGTTCAGCAGATTTAGTTGAGGAGATTGACAGCGATGGTTCCAAGATAGTTAAAGTGACTGGCATAAGAAACAACAATGCAAGGCCAACTGTTTCTGTTGTCATCCGTGGTGCAAACAACATGATCATTGATGAAACGGAACGTTCTCTTCATGATGCACTATGTGTCATCCGTTGTCtagtaaaagaaagaggCTTAATCGCCGGTGGTGGGGCCCCAGAAGTCGAAATTTCCCGTAGGTTGAGTAAAGAAGCAAGAGCTATGGAGGGTGTACAAGCTTTTATTTGGCAAGAATTCGCCTCTGCCTTGGAAGTTATTCCAACCACTTTAGCTGAAAATGCAGGTTTGAATAGTATCAAAGTTGTTACAGAATTGCGTTCTAAACATGAAAATGGTGAATTGAATGAGGGTATTTCTGTTAGACGATCTGGTACTACAAATACCTACGAAGAGCATATCTTACAACCTGTACTTGTTAGTACAAGCGCAATTACTTTAGCTTCCGAATGCGTCAAATCGATCTTACGTATTGACGATATCGCGTTCAGCCGTtaa
- the SMKI04G0950 gene encoding uncharacterized protein (similar to Saccharomyces cerevisiae YDL144C; ancestral locus Anc_7.320) has product MSKVLVIGAGGVGVIAALSLWFKRESDISLVVRSDYDKVLKHGYTIESCDYGHLEGWKPDHVYSTVEDAAADANNKGYDYVVVTTKNIIDGPADSRVPNIIRPVLEKNKKLHGAQLTTHILLIQNGIDIEKEIWAEFPSEEYKYTVLSGIQLIGSTKIGAGHISQIGKDHLSCGAFDPQDTAAVHAANEFVRMYNNEGHNFVEFDPRVRYSRWKKLLYNAAINTSTALVGLDVPRCLEFGVDKKSTESELFHPAMREIIAIAASEGIIIEEEFITMFTEITRKKVFKPSMCVDREKGQLMELEVILGNPIRIAKENGVPTPTLSMLYNLLVLVQAKLKEQKGLLKFDEVTASLLDK; this is encoded by the coding sequence atgtcTAAAGTACTGGTTATTGGAGCAGGCGGGGTAGGGGTTATCGCTGCGCTCTCATTATGGTTTAAGCGTGAAAGTGACATTTCCCTAGTTGTTAGATCAGATTACGATAAGGTATTGAAGCATGGTTACACGATCGAATCATGTGATTATGGCCACTTAGAAGGTTGGAAGCCAGATCACGTCTACAGTACTGTCGAGGACGCTGCGGCGGACGCAAATAACAAAGGATACGACTATGTTGTAGTAACTACTAAGAATATCATAGACGGGCCTGCTGACTCTAGAGTCCCCAACATCATTAGGCCCGTACTtgagaaaaacaagaagcTACATGGAGCACAGTTGACCACCCACATTTTGCTGATACAGAATGGCATCGATATCGAGAAGGAAATTTGGGCGGAATTCCCCAGTGAGGAGTACAAATACACGGTGCTTTCTGGTATTCAGTTGATAGGATCCACCAAGATTGGGGCTGGACATATCAGCCAAATCGGCAAAGACCACTTATCATGTGGGGCCTTTGATCCACAGGACACCGCTGCTGTCCACGCAGCGAACGAATTTGTTAGGATGTACAACAACGAGGGGCACAACTTTGTCGAATTCGATCCCAGGGTTCGTTACTCTCGATGGAAGAAGCTGCTCTACAATGCTGCTATCAACACATCCACAGCACTCGTAGGTTTAGATGTTCCGCGTTGCCTAGAATTTGGAGTCGACAAGAAAAGCACCGAAAGTGAACTGTTCCATCCTGCCATGAGGGAAATCATTGCCATTGCAGCAAGCGAGGGCATTATTATCGAGGAGGAGTTCATAACAATGTTCACGGAGATcacgagaaaaaaagtgttcAAGCCATCCATGTGTGTGGACCGCGAAAAGGGCCAGCTCATGGAACTAGAAGTCATTTTAGGCAATCCCATTAGAATCGCCAAGGAGAATGGCGTCCCCACACCTACTCTTTCTATGCTTTACAACCTGCTTGTGCTAGTGCAGGCCAAACTAAAGGAACAGAAAGGCCTGttgaaatttgatgaagtAACCGCTAGTCTCTTAGACAAGTAG
- the RPN5 gene encoding proteasome regulatory particle lid subunit RPN5 (similar to Saccharomyces cerevisiae RPN5 (YDL147W); ancestral locus Anc_7.326) produces the protein MSRDAPIKADKDYSQILKEEFPKIDSVAQNDYNSALNQLLVLEKKTRQASDLSSSKEVLAKIVDLLTSKNKWDDLNEQLTLLSKKHGQLKLSIQCMIQKIMECLKSSKSLDLDTRIKVIETIRVVTENKIFVEVERARVTKDLVEIKRQEGKIDEAADILCELQVETYGSMEMSEKIQFILEQMELSILKGDYSQATVLSRKILKKTFKSPKYESLKLEYYNLLVKISLQKKEYLEVAQYLQEIYQTDVIKSDEAKWKPVLSHIVYFLVLSPYGNLQNDLVHKIQNDNNLKKLESQESLVKLFITHELMRWPIVQKTYEPVLNKDDLAFGGEANKHHWEDLQKRVIEHNLRVISEYYSRITLLRLNELLDLTETQTETYISDLVNQGIIYAKVNRPAKIVNFEKPKNSSQLLNEWSHNVDELLEHIETIGHLITKEEIMHGLQTK, from the coding sequence ATGTCAAGAGACGCACCAATTAAGGCTGACAAGGATTATAGCCAGATTTTAAAGGAAGAGTTTCCTAAGATCGATTCAGTTGCTCAAAATGATTATAACTCTGCTTTGAACCAATTGTTGGTGttggagaagaaaacaaggcAGGCCTCTGATTTGAGCTCCTCGAAGGAAGTCCTGGCCAAGATTGTGGATCTGTTAACGTCAAAAAATAAGTGGGACGACTTAAATGAGCAGTTGACTCTACTCTCAAAGAAGCATGGCCAGTTAAAGCTATCTATTCAGTGCATGATACAGAAGATCATGGAATGTTTGAAAAGCTCGAAGTCGTTAGATTTAGACACCAGGATCAAAGTTATTGAAACCATCAGGGTGGTTACAGAGAATAAGATATTTGTGGAGGTGGAAAGAGCTAGAGTGACAAAAGATTTAGTAGAAATCAAGAGGCAAGAGGGTAAGATCGATGAAGCGGCGGATATTCTATGTGAATTACAAGTCGAAACTTATGGTTCCATGGAAATGTCGGAAAAGATTCAGTTTATACTAGAACAAATGGAATTGAGTATATTAAAAGGTGATTATTCTCAAGCCACAgttctttcaagaaaaattttaaagaagacTTTCAAAAGTCCCAAATACGAGTCATTGAAATTAGAATATTATAATCTTTTGGTGAAGATTAGTTTGCAAAAGAAGGAGTATCTAGAAGTTGCACAATATCTGCAAGAGATTTATCAAACGGACGTCATTAAATCAGATGAGGCTAAATGGAAACCTGTTTTATCTCACattgtatattttttggtCCTTTCGCCTTATGGCAACTTACAAAATGATTTGGTTCATAAAATTCAAAACGATaacaacttgaaaaaattagaaagCCAAGAATCTTTAGTGAAATTGTTCATTACACATGAATTGATGAGATGGCCAATTGTTCAGAAAACTTACGAGCCCGTTTTAAATAAAGACGATTTAGCATTCGGCGGAGAAGCAAACAAGCACCACTGGGAAGATCTACAAAAAAGGGTCATCGAGCACAATCTAAGAGTCATTTCCGAATACTATTCCAGAATCACTTTGTTAAGATTAAACGAACTCTTGGATCTAACTGAAACTCAAACTGAAACTTACATTAGTGATTTGGTCAACCAAGGTATCATATACGCTAAGGTTAATCGCCCGGCCAAAATTGTCAATTTCgagaaaccaaaaaattcaagtcAATTATTGAACGAATGGTCGCATAATGTTGATGAGTTACTAGAACATATAGAAACAATAGGCCATTTGATTACTAAAGAGGAAATCATGCATGGTTTGCAAACCAAATAA